In Providencia alcalifaciens, the sequence TATTCACAACTAAACCCGCCCCAGCCCCCCTGTGAATGCGTACAAGAAGTGAATCTTCACAATCTTGGGTGGCACCGAAATAGCTCTCAGCGAGGGCTAGGCTGCGAATATCGTGTCCAACATAACAGGTGAGATTGAAATGTTGTTGTAGGTTATCAATCAACCGCCAGTTATCCACTTTAATGTGTGGCATATAGTGGACAATGCCTGAATGGGGATTGACCAGACCTGGCAATATCACCGAAATCGCAATCAGCTCACGGATGCGTCGTTGGTGCAGCGAGATAAAATCTTCAAGTGCAGCAATCAACTTCTGTTCGACGATTTGCTGGGTGGGTTCTGTAATAGGGTAGTGACCATCTGCCAGCATTTTACCGCTAAGATCATAAAGAGCGATAGTGGCATCGTAACGCCCCAAGCGCACGCCGATGGTGTGGAAATGTTTGTATTCGGAGACGATGGAGATAGCGCGACGGCCTCCGGTGGAGGCCTGCTGGTCTACTTCTTTGATTAAACCGCGTTCGAGTAATTGGCGGGTGATCTTAGTGACACTCGCTGGCGCAAGTTGGCTCTGTTCCGCTATCTGAATTCTAGATATCGGTCCTTGTTGATCAATCAGGCTGTAGACAACAGCACTGTTGAGTTGTTTTACGAGATCAATATTACCAATTTGCTTTAGCGAGTGGCTTTGATTCATCAGCTAGTTACTCATTTTTATAGACTTCCTCTCCGTTTACATAAGTTGAAAGGACGTGGAAGTCTTGGTTAAAGGCAGTCAAGTTAGCCGTTTTGCCGGCTTCGATGGAACCTAATGTTGCCTCTACCCCAATAGCTCTCGCTGGGTAAAGGGTGGCCATTCTTAATGTTTCATCAAGAGGAATGCCAACATGTTCAACACTGTTTTTCACCGCATTAATCATGGTCAGGGAAGAGCCGCTCAGAGTGCCATTTTCATCGACACATAATCCATTGCGGTAGTATATGGTTTTACCTGCGAAGATAAAATGATCCATTTCACCTGTTTGGGGATCAATTCCCGCAGGGGCTGTCGCATCGGTAACTAAAACCAGTTTATCCCCTTTGAGTTGTTTACTATTGCGGATATTGGCCCATTGGACATGTAAACCATCTGCGATAATGCCTGCATAAACTTCAGGGGTATCGTAAATTGCACCAACCAGTCCTGGACCGCGACCAGAAATATACGGCATTGCGTTGAATAGGTGGGTTGATGCACGAATACCTGAGCGGAAACCTTGACGCGCTTCTTCATAGGTCGCATTGGAGTGACCAGCAGAGACCACAATACCGGCTTCGGTGAGCTGGTGGATAAAGCGTTGCTCAACAATTTCAGGGGCGAGCGTGATCATGCTAATCGCATCAGCATGTGCTGCTAAGTAATCCATCATTTCAACAGATGGCTTACGGATAAATTCTGGGTTATGAGTCCCTTTTTTAATCAAATTAATGTAAGGGCCTTCAATATGTAAACCAAGCGCTTGGTTTTTATTGCGTTTCAGATATTCAGTCATGACTTCAACGCCATGCTTCATCAGTTCATCTGAACAGGTAATCAGTGTTGGCAGAAAGCTAGTACACCCCGCACGTTCATTGGCTTTTTGCATGATTTCGAGGTTTTTCAATGTGACGTTTTCTTCGTTGTCATTGAATTGCACGCCGCCACAGCCATTCACTTGGAGATCGATAAAGCCAGCCGACAGAATGGCACCTTTTAAATCTCTACGTTCGATATCGTGAGGGAGTTCGGATTCTGGGCACACGGTTTTGATGATTTCGCCATCAATAATGACTGCGTGGTTATCCAGTCTTTCGTGACCTGTAAAAATAATGCAATTAGTTAATGCGTACATAGCGTAAAACTCCTGACCGCGAGTAAAATGGGTCACCGACCCGCATCAGTATGGCGGGTCGGGTGTTCGATACTCTATTTATTTTAGGCGTTTTTAGAGACGCTAAAATAAGGTTGAGCATAAATTAATTAAATTGCTCAATATTCGAACATTCTAATTGTTTGAAATATTTGAGCGTTTTGACTTTCAATTCTAATGTTGCTGGTTCATCACAGACAATCAATGCTTTTGGATGTAGCTGCACGCAGCTGATTGTCCATAAGTGGTTAACAGAACCTTCTACCGCAGCGTGAACGGCATCAGCTTTGTTTGCACCCGTCGCTAATACCATCAGTTCTTTTGCATCTAATAAAGTCGCAACACCCACGGTTAATGCATATTTAGGGACTTGATTAATGTCGTTATCAAAGAAACGAGAATTAGCTTGGCGAGTTTCTGGTGTCAGTGTTTTGATGCGCGTTCTAGAACTTAAAGAAGAACCCGGTTCATTAAACGCGATATGACCATCATTACCTACGCCACCCATGAACAGGTTGATTTGACCGTAGGATTTGATTTTGTCTTCATAGCGTTGACATTCCGCATCGACATCAGGGGCATTACCATTGAGTAAATTGATGTTTTCGGCTTGGATATCAATATGATTGAAAAAGTTTTGGTGCATAAACGTGTGGTAACTTTGTGGATGATCTTTGGGAATACCAATGTATTCATCCATATTAAATGTCACGACATGCTTAAAGCTGACTTTACCTGCTTTATATAAGGCAATTAATTCTTTGTAGGTGGCAAGCGGAGTTCCACCAGTTGGTAAGCCTAGAACGAAAGGGCGTTCAGCTGTCGGATTAAATGCGTTGATTTTATCAGCGATGTACTGTGCAGACCACACGCCAACATCATGAGCATTATTTAATGGGATAAGCCTCATGTACTTTTACCTCTAGTGTTTCTTTAAATTTATACTTATAGGACCCCAAATCTTAATTGTGTTGAATATTTTCAACATGTTCTTATGACTGAGGTACTTGGAGTATATACAGCAAATCAGATAAAAAACTTATTTTTAATCATAAAATAAGTTTTCGAGAATAGCTACTAATTTAGTCAATATTAGGTTTCTTTCGTTGACATTTATCACAGTTTCCAGCTATTTATTTTGTATCGCGAAAGAATTCATCTAGACTATGAATTGCTATAATTAAGCGACGTCGGTTATATTGCTGATGCGTGAAAATAAGATCCCAAAATGGGACAAAAATAGAGCGATACAAAGGGGGAGTTTGTGAATATTCTTAGCTACTTACAGCGGATTGGTAGGGCGCTTATGGTGCCTGTCGCCGTATTGCCAGCCGCCGCAATCCTAATGGGGATTGGTTATTGGATTGACCCAGATGGTTGGGGCGCCAATAGCGCAATCGCTGCGTTACTGATCAAATCCGGTGCTGCCATCATCGATAACATGTCCGTGTTATTTGCGATTGGTGTTGCGTACGGAATGTCTAAAGATAAAGATGGTGCTGCTGCATTAACCGGTTTTGTTGGCTTTTTGGTGGTGACAACACTGTGTTCACCTGCATCCTACTCAATGATTATGGGTGTGCCAGTGGAATCCGTCCCTGCTGCATTCAACAAAATCAATAACCAGTTCGTGGGTATCCTCGTTGGGGTTCTCTCTGCTGAACTTTACAACCGCTACAGTGGCGTCGAGCTACCAAAAGCGTTGTCATTCTTCAGTGGTCGTCGCCTCGTCCCGATTTTAACCTCATTCCTGATGATCATCCTGGCATTCATTCTGATGTATGTTTGGCCGGTTGTGTATAACGGATTAGTTTCTTTCGGTGAAAGCATCAAAGATATGGGATCGGTGGGGGCAGGTATCTATGCCTTCTTTAACCGTTTATTAATTCCTGTTGGGTTACACCACGCACTGAACTCAGTATTCTGGTTCGATGTGGCGGGAATCAACGATATTCCTAACTTCTTAGGTGGCGCGAAGTCCATCGAAGCAGGTCTGGCAACGGTTGGGGTAACCGGTCGCTACCAAGCAGGCTTCTTCCCTATTATGATGTTTGGTCTGCCGGGGGCTGCGCTGGCAATTTACCACTGCGCGCGTCCAGAAAATAAAGCCAAAGTGGCTGGTATCATGATTGCAGGTGCGTTTGCTGCATTCTTTACGGGGATTACTGAACCGCTTGAATTTTCATTTATGTTCGTTGCGCCAGTACTGTATGTGATCCACGCATTATTGACTGGTATCTCTGTCTATATCGCGGCAACAATGGAATGGATTTCAGGCTTCGGCTTCAGTGCGGGGCTGGTGGATATGTTCTTACAAACCCGTAACCCACTCGCCGTAAATTGGTACATGCTGATTGTTCAAGGCTTAGTTTTCTTCTGTATCTACTACGTGATTTTCCGGTTCATGATCCGCAAATTCAACCTGTTAACGCCAGGTCGTGAAGTCAGTGCGGGTGATGAAACTGTCGATGGCTATAACGAAAATGTAAGCGATGCACACAGCGATGAAAGCGAGATCCAAAAAGAAGCTCGTCAATATATTGCAGCGGTAGGTGGTAGCGACAACATCGTTAACATCGACGCTTGTATCACGCGTTTACGTTTAGGCGTAAAAGATTCAGCGGTGGTCAACGATCCTCTTGCTAAACGTATTGGTGCATCCGGCGTGATCCGCCTGAACAAGCAAAACGTGCAAGTGATTGTGGGAACTCGCGCTGAATTAATCGCTAAAGCGATGACAGAAGTGATGGCAAAAGGCCCTATTGCGGCATCTGCGCCAGCGGTTGCTCCAGAGAAAAGCCAGCAAGCAGCACCAGAAAAAGCAAAAGGTAACGTGGTACTGTCGTTAATCGCACCAGTTAGTGGTGAAGTTTACTCACTGGATCAGGTTCCGGATGAAGCGTTCTCTAGCCGCATCGTCGGTGATGGTATTGCCATCAAACCAACCAGCAGTGAAGTGGTGGCACCAGCCGCAGGGACAATTGTGAAAATTTTCCCAACTAACCATGCATTCTGCCTCGAAACCACGAATGGTGTTGAACTGATTGTGCATATGGGGATTGATACCGTTGCATTAAATGGCGAAGGCTGTGAGCGTTTAGTTGAAGAGGGTGCGGAAGTTGAAGCGGGCACTCCTGTCCTGAAACTCGACCTGCCATTCCTTGAAGCGAATGCAAAATCAATGATTAGCCCTGTTATCATCAGTAACATTGATGACTTTGCTGGCGTTGAAATTTTAGCAAAAGGTCAGGTTACTGCTGGTGAAACCGTTATTTATCACGTATTAAAATAATCTACGTATAGATAGAAAATACCGAGCAGTGCCTAGGAAATGCCAGCTTAATCAGCTGGCATTTTTTTATCTAAATTATGTCGTTATTAATATTCAAAGTATTAATCCGCCAAGTATTAACTTTCAAAGCATTAATTTCTATATTAATCAATCATTTATTCGGTATAACCGAATTTAACTTTTTGCCTCTTATTACTATTTTATTTCTCTTATGGCTTATTTTCCTTGGAGTTGATTTCCCTTGTTGGTGAGGCGAAAAATAATTCAAGGAAATCGGTTGGTTAAAGGAAGCTGTTTTTAAAGGAATAAAAAGATGATGTCAAAAATAACGCTAGTGAGTGAAGCAAGTGAATATGTGCTTCAAAAAATGAATCATTTTTTTCAATGTTCAGGGAATGCGATTCGCATTCGCAGAATGAATAAAGAAAATTTAAAGTATTGCAATATCAGTTCGTTAGCAACGGAAGAGCCGTTAGATTGGCTTGAGTATCAAGAAATTGTCATGACCAAAGAGAGCTTTAGTTTCTGTTTTAAACTCATTAGCCGTAATCGCATCTTAGTCAGAATACCGGATAAAGCAGCGGGAGGTTGTGTTTGTAGCTATGACCCTCACAGCCGTCGAGCGACAATCGAAATACTGCAAAATTTTGAAGAAAATAATAAAGCATTAGATGGAAAAATGATGGTTTACTCATTGCTGAGTATTTTATTTTTCCTAATAAAGGTAGGGGGAGAAGGGGTCTATATTAACAACCCGGCTAACGAAGATCTTCTTGACTATTATATTGATGAACTAGGCTTTCAGGATGTATTTAAAGATGGCAGCCTACTGTATAGCACCAAGCAACAACTTTTTACTCTCTTTGATGCGTTAAGGGAGCAGTGGAAACCCAAAACAGGTCTAAATATAACAGAAATGCCTAATGAGAGCGAAGAGCGACTCGCTGATGAATTTATGCGTTTGATTATCAGTGTAGCTCAAGCTATTAAGCAGATGCCTAAGGCGCCGAAAGGGGAATCCGTTGGCAAATTTGCAGATGATTTTGATGTATGGAGAAAAAACTAATTAATTGAATATACTGAAATTTGTAAGCAAATGGTTATATTTTTAATCAATTTGGCAAAATTTCAAAGCAAGTTGTCAAATCTGCATAAGCGCAGGAAGGTTCTCAAGGATAAGATAGAAACTCAACTATCTTTGAGGATCGTCCTGTGGATTTACTACTTTGCTTATTTGGTTTTATTTCGGGGATCACAACGGCGCTGTTCGGCTTCGGGGGCGGCTTTATTACGGTTCCACTTTTATACGCATTAATTACCCTTGTTTGGGGACCTCGCTATGAAGCCAGTGAAGTCGCGATGCAAATCGCCGTAGCCACGTCTACATTTGTGATGATTTTTTCATCAAGCTTATCGAGCCGAGCACACTACCTAAAAGGTAATCTCAATTGGCAAATTATTAAGCCTTTTATGCTGCCTATTTCGATTGGTGGAATTTTAGGCGCCCTCATCGCGTTATCGGTAGACAGTGAATGGATCCGCTGGATATTTATCGGTTACCTTATAATCACTATTCTCGATTGCTTTATTCGCCCGGGATTTATGCAAACCCAGTCAGAAAGTAATACTCTAATAAGAGGAAAATGTATTGAAGATACCGTCATCGGTACAGCGATCGGTACAATCGCGGCATTTTTAGGCGTGGGAGGGAGTGTGATGACGGTACCTTTGATGCGTCGTCGCGGGGCAAGCATGTTGCAAGCGGCGGCATTTGCTAATCCGCTGACGTTACCGATGGCAATCACGGGTTCTTTGATTTACTTTTATTTTGCTATGGAAAAGCACCTTGAATTAGGCTCCGGCTTCTTAGGGATGATTTATATTAAAGGTGCCTTAGTTTTGATTGCTACCTCGTGGCTAGGCATTCGTTTTGCTTCGTTTTTGATGCCCTACTTGAGTGACAAACGCCATGCCCAAAGCTATCCC encodes:
- the nagC gene encoding DNA-binding transcriptional regulator NagC, whose translation is MNQSHSLKQIGNIDLVKQLNSAVVYSLIDQQGPISRIQIAEQSQLAPASVTKITRQLLERGLIKEVDQQASTGGRRAISIVSEYKHFHTIGVRLGRYDATIALYDLSGKMLADGHYPITEPTQQIVEQKLIAALEDFISLHQRRIRELIAISVILPGLVNPHSGIVHYMPHIKVDNWRLIDNLQQHFNLTCYVGHDIRSLALAESYFGATQDCEDSLLVRIHRGAGAGLVVNKEILLNHRGNLGEIGHIQVDPLGDLCHCGNFGCLETIASNQAIEARVKQRLEQGYASQLTSETSSISHICQAANKGDPLATEVIQHVGRQIGKAIAITINLFNPEKVVIAGDIIEAEQVLLPAIQSCIDTQALKGFRENLPIVTSQLVHNSAIGAFALTKRAMLNGELLQRLLES
- the nagA gene encoding N-acetylglucosamine-6-phosphate deacetylase produces the protein MYALTNCIIFTGHERLDNHAVIIDGEIIKTVCPESELPHDIERRDLKGAILSAGFIDLQVNGCGGVQFNDNEENVTLKNLEIMQKANERAGCTSFLPTLITCSDELMKHGVEVMTEYLKRNKNQALGLHIEGPYINLIKKGTHNPEFIRKPSVEMMDYLAAHADAISMITLAPEIVEQRFIHQLTEAGIVVSAGHSNATYEEARQGFRSGIRASTHLFNAMPYISGRGPGLVGAIYDTPEVYAGIIADGLHVQWANIRNSKQLKGDKLVLVTDATAPAGIDPQTGEMDHFIFAGKTIYYRNGLCVDENGTLSGSSLTMINAVKNSVEHVGIPLDETLRMATLYPARAIGVEATLGSIEAGKTANLTAFNQDFHVLSTYVNGEEVYKNE
- the nagB gene encoding glucosamine-6-phosphate deaminase, which gives rise to MRLIPLNNAHDVGVWSAQYIADKINAFNPTAERPFVLGLPTGGTPLATYKELIALYKAGKVSFKHVVTFNMDEYIGIPKDHPQSYHTFMHQNFFNHIDIQAENINLLNGNAPDVDAECQRYEDKIKSYGQINLFMGGVGNDGHIAFNEPGSSLSSRTRIKTLTPETRQANSRFFDNDINQVPKYALTVGVATLLDAKELMVLATGANKADAVHAAVEGSVNHLWTISCVQLHPKALIVCDEPATLELKVKTLKYFKQLECSNIEQFN
- the nagE gene encoding N-acetylglucosamine-specific PTS transporter subunit IIBC → MNILSYLQRIGRALMVPVAVLPAAAILMGIGYWIDPDGWGANSAIAALLIKSGAAIIDNMSVLFAIGVAYGMSKDKDGAAALTGFVGFLVVTTLCSPASYSMIMGVPVESVPAAFNKINNQFVGILVGVLSAELYNRYSGVELPKALSFFSGRRLVPILTSFLMIILAFILMYVWPVVYNGLVSFGESIKDMGSVGAGIYAFFNRLLIPVGLHHALNSVFWFDVAGINDIPNFLGGAKSIEAGLATVGVTGRYQAGFFPIMMFGLPGAALAIYHCARPENKAKVAGIMIAGAFAAFFTGITEPLEFSFMFVAPVLYVIHALLTGISVYIAATMEWISGFGFSAGLVDMFLQTRNPLAVNWYMLIVQGLVFFCIYYVIFRFMIRKFNLLTPGREVSAGDETVDGYNENVSDAHSDESEIQKEARQYIAAVGGSDNIVNIDACITRLRLGVKDSAVVNDPLAKRIGASGVIRLNKQNVQVIVGTRAELIAKAMTEVMAKGPIAASAPAVAPEKSQQAAPEKAKGNVVLSLIAPVSGEVYSLDQVPDEAFSSRIVGDGIAIKPTSSEVVAPAAGTIVKIFPTNHAFCLETTNGVELIVHMGIDTVALNGEGCERLVEEGAEVEAGTPVLKLDLPFLEANAKSMISPVIISNIDDFAGVEILAKGQVTAGETVIYHVLK
- a CDS encoding sulfite exporter TauE/SafE family protein encodes the protein MDLLLCLFGFISGITTALFGFGGGFITVPLLYALITLVWGPRYEASEVAMQIAVATSTFVMIFSSSLSSRAHYLKGNLNWQIIKPFMLPISIGGILGALIALSVDSEWIRWIFIGYLIITILDCFIRPGFMQTQSESNTLIRGKCIEDTVIGTAIGTIAAFLGVGGSVMTVPLMRRRGASMLQAAAFANPLTLPMAITGSLIYFYFAMEKHLELGSGFLGMIYIKGALVLIATSWLGIRFASFLMPYLSDKRHAQSYPILLMVVLGVMLLV